In Turicibacter sanguinis, a genomic segment contains:
- a CDS encoding DUF3810 domain-containing protein, with product MKRYLTPLILLCLFPLSLLLIFMAKSNPTTLTALYSERFNQWVVEKLSQLTGILPFSLFEWLIYFLILMILGYFGLTLYQVAMYPKTWLSIIGRFFLHLLSFASLLYFLFTILWGLNYYKTPLEETLQLNLSPRSVEELALLYDYLINQTNETRTQVFENEDGIFTINETISEIFKRAPLGYAAAATTYPFLGGDYGLPKAVFLSDLMSYTNITGIYSPFTAEANVNVSVPKSTLLFTTMHEMAHQRGFASENEANFIAYLTCIAHPDVDFQYSGYLNALSYVNRALALVDRETLITLNEKLSDGVRRDLNDQRDYWKQYEGKVEETFTQMNQTYLKLNGVNDGVQSYGRVVDLLLAYYEPIN from the coding sequence ATGAAGCGTTACTTGACACCACTCATCTTACTCTGCCTGTTTCCTCTATCACTTTTACTCATCTTCATGGCCAAATCTAACCCTACCACGCTCACCGCACTCTACTCTGAACGGTTTAATCAATGGGTCGTTGAAAAATTAAGCCAGCTAACTGGAATACTTCCTTTTTCGTTATTTGAATGGCTCATTTATTTTTTAATCCTAATGATTCTTGGATACTTTGGTCTAACGTTGTATCAAGTGGCAATGTATCCAAAAACTTGGTTGTCCATCATCGGGCGCTTTTTCCTTCATCTTTTAAGTTTTGCCAGTTTATTATACTTTTTATTCACGATTTTATGGGGGCTCAACTACTATAAAACACCCCTAGAAGAAACCTTACAGTTAAACTTGAGCCCTCGGTCAGTCGAAGAATTAGCTCTCCTTTATGATTATCTCATCAATCAAACGAATGAAACTAGAACTCAAGTGTTCGAAAATGAAGACGGTATCTTTACAATTAACGAAACTATCTCAGAAATTTTTAAGCGCGCACCGCTTGGCTATGCAGCAGCTGCAACAACTTATCCTTTTTTAGGTGGGGATTACGGGCTTCCCAAAGCAGTGTTTCTCTCAGATTTAATGTCTTATACAAACATTACAGGAATTTATTCTCCCTTTACGGCAGAAGCCAATGTCAACGTTTCAGTTCCAAAGAGCACCCTTTTATTTACCACAATGCATGAAATGGCCCATCAACGTGGCTTTGCGAGTGAAAATGAAGCGAACTTCATCGCCTACCTCACCTGTATCGCTCACCCTGATGTTGATTTTCAATATTCAGGCTACTTAAATGCCTTAAGTTATGTCAATCGTGCTTTAGCACTTGTTGATCGTGAAACACTCATCACCTTAAACGAAAAATTATCCGACGGTGTACGTCGTGATTTAAATGATCAACGCGATTACTGGAAACAATACGAAGGAAAAGTTGAAGAAACCTTCACCCAAATGAATCAAACGTACTTAAAACTAAACGGTGTCAACGATGGGGTTCAAAGTTATGGTCGTGTGGTCGACTTATTACTAGCGTACTATGAACCTATAAATTAG